The Desulfomonile tiedjei genome includes the window TGGCCGCCATCCGCAGCCTCATGGAGCAGGGCTACATCCGTCGCTTCGGAGCCACCCTGCGCCACCAGCAGTCCGGCTATGCCGCCAACGTCCTGGCGGTCTGGCGCGTGCCGGAGAGCGAGGTGACCGCCATCGGCAAGAAGCTGGCCGCCTACCGGGAGGTATCCCACTGCTACGCCCGGCCCCCGGCCCCCACCTGGCCTTATAACCTCTATACCATGATCCACGGCAAAACCCCGGAGGACTGCACCTTGACCGCGGCCCGCATGGCCGCGGAAACCGGGCTGGCCGACTACCAGATGCTGTTCAGCG containing:
- a CDS encoding Lrp/AsnC family transcriptional regulator; translation: MLTDLEEKVILALQRDLEVVPRPFLEVAEQLGVTEAELLAAIRSLMEQGYIRRFGATLRHQQSGYAANVLAVWRVPESEVTAIGKKLAAYREVSHCYARPPAPTWPYNLYTMIHGKTPEDCTLTAARMAAETGLADYQMLFSETELKKTTMRYFKEEEGGGG